TCGGCCCCTGCTACGAAGACAAGGTGGCTCGTCGCGCACTGAAAGTGATCGACCTGTTCAACCCGGAACGCTTCGCCGCCAAGCTGAAGGAAAACGTAGACTACTACAACTTCCTGCTGACCAATCTGCTCAAGGCCGAGCCGGTAAGCTACGACACCATCCTGGCCGACACCATGAAGCAGGCCGAGCGCATCAAGCCGATGGTGGCCGACGTATCCCGCACCCTGTACGACATGGACAAGGCTGGCACCCCGATCCTGTTCGAAGGCGCACAGGGCACCCTGCTGGACATCGACCACGGCACCTACCCGTTCGTGACCTCGTCCAACTGCGTGGCCGGTGCTGCCGCACCGGGCGCTGGCGTTCCGCCGCAGATGCTCAACTACGTGCTGGGCATCGTTAAGGGCTACTGCACCCGCGTGGGTTCCGGCCCGTTCCCGACCGAGCAGGACAACGACGTTGGCGCCTTCCTGGCCAAGCACGGCAACGAGTTCGGTTCCGTTACCGGCCGCCCGCGCCGCTGTGGCTGGTTCGATGCCGCCGCACTGAAGCGCTCGATCCAGATCAACGGCGTATCCGGCCTGTGCGTGATGAAGCTGGACGTGATGGACGGCCTGGAAGAGATCAACCTGTGTACCGGCTACATGCTGGATGGCAAGCTGGTCGACATCCTGCCGTTCGGTTCCGATGCCGTGACCAAGTGCGAGCCGGTGTACGAAACCCTGCCGGGCTGGACCGACTCCACCGTGGGCGCCAAGCGCTGGGAAGACCTGCCGGCCAACGCCCAGGCCTACCTGAAGCGCATCGAGGAAGTGTGCGGCGCACCGGTAGACATCGTGTCCACCGGCCCGGATCGCGAAGAAACCATCGTGCTGCGTCACCCGTTCGGCCTGTAAGCCAACGGTTGCGTTGCCAGCCTTCAGGCACCGTCTGTGACGGTGCCTGAGAATGACAAAGCCCTTTCGCATTGCGAAGGGGCTTTGTCTTGTAAGCGGGAAGGCAGCCGATTCAGTGGGTGGCAGGCGTGGCCCGGCTTTGCCGGGCCTGGTAAAGCGTAAACGTAGTACATGGCTTGCAGCCTGGGCTCCGTCTGTGACGGTGCCTGAGAATGACAAAGCCCCTTCGCATTGCGAAGGGGCTTTGTCTTGTAAACGGGAAGGCAGCCGATTCAGTGGCTGGCAGGAGCGGCCCGGCCTTGCCGGGTCCGGTAAAGCGTATATGAAGTACATGGCTTGCAGCCTGGCACCGTCATTGACGGTGCCTTTTTGTTGTCGCCAAGGTTGGCCGCAAGCTTGCGGCCAACCTTGGCTCTTGTCGGGCGGCACCCCTGGTAGGGCCGGCTGTGGCTTTAGTTGGGTGCTGTCATTGCGGCGTCACATGCTGGGGCTAAGCTGCATTGATAGCTGGCCATATGTGTAGACATTACGCCGCCTGGTGCGGAACTCAGTGAAACTACGTATGGTCAATCCAATCGGAATCGCGTAATTTGTAAATACAAACTATCATTCCTAGCACAATCTGCATAACAAGAATGACAATGAAAGGAAAATATCATGCAAATCAATCAACTGCTGCCCGGCCATAAAATCCTGGAAACCACCGAAAAAGGTGAAGTGCTGCGTTTCGAAGTGGTCAATGTGCGTGCCATCGGCCGCCGCTACGAAGTGACCATGCGTACCCCTGCCGGTGTGGAAAGCGTGCTCTATCCGGCCAACGCCTATGTACAGACCGCCGCCTGAAACGGCTGCGAATATTTTTAATAGAAAACGCTTGACCAAAAAACTGTGGCTGGGTATTATTGTTCCTCTCTGACGCGGGGTGGAGCAGTCTGGTAGCTCGTCGGGCTCATAACCCGAAGGTCGTAGGTTCGAATCCTGCCCCCGCAACCAAATTCATCAAGCACTTAGGCCAATCTTTCGAGATTGGCCTTTTGCTTTTCCGGCATTGTGTAAGCGCTATGCAAGCGGATTTACACCACTTCCTTCCTCCCTGATCAACGCGCCGTTGCTTGATCGTCCTCTCTTTGTCTTCCTTTGCCCGCATTGCGTCGCTGTTATAACGGCTTGGGCTACTTGTCTCTGTCCGGCCCATCCGCTTTGTCGGTTATCTTGCTGCTTCCGTGTTGCTTGCTCATGTGCCCACCTGCATAGGTCTTGCAACGCTGTCGGGACGCTCCTTGTCTGATGTCGCTCCACGGAACGGGGCATGTGAGGTGGGGGTAACGCTCTTTGGCGAGCAGCGGCTCCAGTTGACGGCTGAATCCAGTAAGGTGCGCTGGCCGTTTGCGTGCCTGCTGTACGCGAGGTGGGGCCAGAGCTGAATGGTGGCTGGACAAATGTTTAATTTTGAATGATTTAAATATAAATTGTTTGCGGGTAGATTTTGTGCCGCCGTCATGGCGGTGGCACGGCTGCCTGCCTCCTGCCAGCGCTGACGGAGTACACCGACATCTGGAGGAGAAACATGAGTCATCGCACAAGTGGTGTCGTTGCCGGCGGGGCAATGGCCGATGCCGGCCAGGTCGCCGGCAGTATTCCGGGGGCCGTTACCCGGCGGGTGATCGCCATCTGCCTGTTTACCATCCTGGCCGAGGGCTACGATGTAGGGATTTACGGCGTTGTGCTGCCGGCGCTGATCGAGGAGCACGCCTGGGGGCTGTCGCCGCTGCAGATGGGGGTGCTTGGCAGTTATGCCCTGTTCGGCATGCTGCTGGGCGCCATGCTGGTGGGGACGATCAGCGACATCATTGGCCGCAAGAAGATATTGCTGGCCTGTCTGGGGCTGTTTTCCATCACCATGGCGCTGGCCGCGGTGGCGTCCACCGCGGAGCAATTCGCGCTGTACCGCTTTATCGGCGGCCTGGGCTTGGGCGGTCTGATCCCCACCGCGTCGGCGCTCACCATCGAATATTCTCCGGTGCGCCGGCGCTCGTTCAACTACGCGGTGATGTTCTCCGGCTATGCGCTGGGCGGGGTGGTGGTGGCACTGCTGTCGCTGTCGCTGCTGGGCAGCCATGGCTGGCGCATTCTGTTCATGCTGGGGGCGCTGCCGTTGTTCGCAGTGCCGTTCATCGCGCTGTGGCTGCCGGAGTCGGTGGATTTCCTGCGCAGCAAACAGCGTCACCAGGAGGCCGATGCACTGGCAAGCCGGTTGGGCATCGTGCAGGGCGCAAGCAATGCCACGCCGCCGGTGGCGCAGGCGCGCAGTGGCGTGCTGGCGGCGGTTGGCCTGCTGTTCAGCCGCCAGAACCTGCGTGCCACGCTGTTGTTCTGGGTGGCCTATTTCATGGGTTTGCTGCTGGTGTACGGGCTGAATACCTGGCTGCCGCAGCTGATGCGCAAGGCCGGCTACCCGCTGGGTTCTAGCCTGGCGCTGATGCTGGCGCTCAACCTCACCGCCGTGGTGGGGGCGTTGATCGCCGGTGCGGCGGCGGACCGCTGGGGCTCGCAGCGGGTAATCGTGGTGTCCTACCTGTTGGCCGCACTCAGCGTGGGCTTGCTCAGCCTGCAGCCGGACGTGGTGCTGCTGTACGCGTTGGTGGGTGTGGCCGGCTTCGGCTCCATTTCCACCACCCTGATCATGAGCGCCTATATTTCCAAGTATTTCCCCGCCAATGCCCGTGCCACGGCGCTGGGCTGGGCGCTGGGTTTCGGCCGGCTGGGAGCGATTGCCGGGCCGGTACTCGGGGGCTTTCTGCTGGGCAGCGGTACCAGCCTGAGTATCTGCTTCTATGTGTTTGCGCTGGCCGGCGTGCTGGCAGCGCTGGCGGTATTCCTGATTCCCGCGCGGGCGGAAGACCAGACCTGAGCCTGTATTGCCTAAACGACAAGGCCGCAATCAGCGATTGCGGTCTTGTCGTTTATTGCCGGCAGGCATCGCGGGCGGCGACGTGGGCATGGAGCGAGGAGTTCGCGCGCACGTTTCCGCTGGTCGCACTGGATCGCGCGGTATGTGGAGGACGGTGGCGTGATGACCTCGGCCGGCAACACATGTATGGATTGTATTGCCGAGCTGACCGGTTTCGGTTCCACGCTGTCGTTTCGTCAGTAGTTCCAGTGTGCCTTTTCCATTCCGCCTGGTAGTTGCCGCAAGCCGTTCGGTCAACCACTGCCGCGTGATGGCTGAAGCGGCACTGCCTGGCGGAGATGGCGAACCAGCGCCGTTACCGGCGCTGTGCGGTAGCGTCAGCCTGCTGGTTTGCCTGGGGAATGCCATGCGCTTCCACTTCCACCAGCAGATCGCTGCGGCAGACATCCGCCTGTACGTACACGGCACGGATGCCGGGGCCGATCAGTTGCTCCAGCGTGCTGCGTACCCTGGCGTAGTCGACGGCATGGCGGATGTAGACGCGGTAGTCCAGCCCGGCCAGGCTGTAGCCGGCGTCCGGTGCCAGCTGCCGGGCCTGCTCCACCAGTACGGTGATATTGGCCATGGTTTCCCGCGTCTGCGCCACCACGTCGCCAATGTGCACGGTGCCGTGCCCGACGATG
This Vogesella sp. LIG4 DNA region includes the following protein-coding sequences:
- a CDS encoding adenylosuccinate synthase, translated to MSKNVVVIGTQWGDEGKGKIVDWLTDHARAVVRFQGGHNAGHTLWVNGKKTVLRLVPSGILREGVECFIGNGVVLSPEALLKEIDELEAAGVNASARLKIAEGCPLILPYHVALDQAREAALGAGKIGTTGRGIGPCYEDKVARRALKVIDLFNPERFAAKLKENVDYYNFLLTNLLKAEPVSYDTILADTMKQAERIKPMVADVSRTLYDMDKAGTPILFEGAQGTLLDIDHGTYPFVTSSNCVAGAAAPGAGVPPQMLNYVLGIVKGYCTRVGSGPFPTEQDNDVGAFLAKHGNEFGSVTGRPRRCGWFDAAALKRSIQINGVSGLCVMKLDVMDGLEEINLCTGYMLDGKLVDILPFGSDAVTKCEPVYETLPGWTDSTVGAKRWEDLPANAQAYLKRIEEVCGAPVDIVSTGPDREETIVLRHPFGL
- a CDS encoding MFS transporter — translated: MSHRTSGVVAGGAMADAGQVAGSIPGAVTRRVIAICLFTILAEGYDVGIYGVVLPALIEEHAWGLSPLQMGVLGSYALFGMLLGAMLVGTISDIIGRKKILLACLGLFSITMALAAVASTAEQFALYRFIGGLGLGGLIPTASALTIEYSPVRRRSFNYAVMFSGYALGGVVVALLSLSLLGSHGWRILFMLGALPLFAVPFIALWLPESVDFLRSKQRHQEADALASRLGIVQGASNATPPVAQARSGVLAAVGLLFSRQNLRATLLFWVAYFMGLLLVYGLNTWLPQLMRKAGYPLGSSLALMLALNLTAVVGALIAGAAADRWGSQRVIVVSYLLAALSVGLLSLQPDVVLLYALVGVAGFGSISTTLIMSAYISKYFPANARATALGWALGFGRLGAIAGPVLGGFLLGSGTSLSICFYVFALAGVLAALAVFLIPARAEDQT